From a single Nicotiana tabacum cultivar K326 chromosome 8, ASM71507v2, whole genome shotgun sequence genomic region:
- the LOC107763039 gene encoding uncharacterized protein LOC107763039 produces the protein MGLNETYSQSRNQIMMMSLTPTINKAYSMIIAEESRGPMTNFAQTSAVNEEIAIFCGKGTPQVSTSYKTNKNNLFCDYCNYKGHTRDTCYKLHGYPSNFKPKRKTKLNNVSQYTRAQTSIGSSNGGFEAIANCAGHSQQSSFTSTSQGGQGVIAGVPQFTADQYNQILYLLGESSITSISQVDQPSNVMSASMISPSIVTKVEIRWIVDISASNHIVKSLKYLEESKTVDESSIGKVNLPTERIASVRHIGSTSVLQGQKITNVLHIPDFKYNLLSISKLTKELRCSALFYPDFCLFRDFLNGRVGVLVKRIKVFASAYQSLGIVHHSSCVYTPQRNRVAERRRRHMLNVARALRFQAVYTIKRLPTQVLQGKTPFELLFGHSSSLDHVEIFGCLVYVTDVKRGDKFSPRASPAIFLGYSIAQNGYRMCNIHTKEFLVSRDVLFKENLFPFQHPDSLPSLLPEIDIPQVLVQSTQAATEIEPELLAEPNHNLSTHQTSIANNHLVETSPIRRFGRTSKPPIWLKEYATNP, from the exons ATGGGCCTGAATGAGACTTATTCTCAATCTAGAAACCAGATTATGATGATGAGTCTTACTCCAACTATAAACAAAGCCTATTCTATGATAATAGCAGAAGAGAGTAGAGGACCTATGACTAACTTTGCTCAAACTTCTGCAGTAAATGAGGAAATAGCTATATTTTGTGGAAAAGGAACTCCTCAAGTTTCAACTAGCTATAAGACtaataaaaataatttgtttTGTGACTATTGCAATTACAAGGGTCACACAAGAGATACTTGCTACAAGCTTCATGGATACCCTTCAAACTTCAAGCCAAAAAGGAAGACTAAACTTAACAATGTTTCTCAATACACAAGGGCTCAGACTAGTATTGGTTCTAGTAATGGAGGTTTTGAGGCTATAGCTAATTGTGCAGGACATTCTCAGCAGAGTAGCTTTACTTCAACCAGTCAGGGTGGTCAAGGTGTAATTGCAGGAGTACCTCAGTTTACAGCTGATCAGTACAATCAGATTTTGTATCTGTTAGGAGAGTCTAGTATCACCTCTATAAGCCAAGTTGATCAACCAAGTAATGTTATGTCTGCAAGTATGATCTCACCCTCTATAGTTACCAAAGTTGAGATTAGGTGGATAGTTGATATAAGTGCTTCTAATCACATTGTAAAGAGTCTTAAATATCTAGAAGAATCTAAGACTGTTGATGAATCCAGTATTGGAAAAGTAAACCTGCCTACAGAAAGAATAGCAAGTGTAAGGCATATAGGATCTACAAGTGTGCTACAAGGACAAAAAATTACCAATGTGTTACACATACCAGACTTCAAATATAACCTTCTGTCTATTTCAAAATTAACAAAGGAGCTTAGGTGCTCAGCTTTGTTCTATCCTGACTTTTGCCTTTTCCGGGATTTCCTCAATGGGAGAGTGGGGGTATTAGTAAAGAGGATAAAGGTCTTTGCATCTGCATATCAA TCTCTAGGGATTGTTCATCATAGTTCTTGTGTCTATACTCCACAGCGAAATAGAGTAGCTGAGAGGAGGCGTAGACATATGCTTAATGTTGCTAGGGCACTGAGGTTTCAAGCAG TCTATACCATTAAGAGACTGCCAACACAAGTGTTGCAAGGAAAGACTCCCTTTGAACTATTGTTTGGTCATTCTTCTTCCTTGGACCATGTGGAGATATTTGGTTGCCTAGTTTATGTGACTGATGTAAAAAGGGGTGACAAATTTTCACCTAGAGCCTCACCAGCTATTTTCCTTGGCTACTCGATCGCTCAAAATGGATACAGGATGTGCAACATCCATACTAAGGAGTTCTTAGTAAGTAGAGATGTTCTGTTCAAAGAAAATCTATTCCCTTTTCAACATCCCGATTCTCTACCTTCTTTGTTACCTGAAATTGACATACCTCAAGT TCTAGTCCAATCCACTCAAGCAGCTACTGAGATTGAGCCAGAATTATTAGCTGAACCTAATCATAATTTATCTACTCATCAGACCTCTATAGCCAATAACCATTTGGTAGAAACTTCACCTATTAGAAGATTTGGGAGAACTAGTAAACCTCCTATCTGGCTAAAAGAATATGCTACTAATCCTTAA